A stretch of DNA from Balaenoptera musculus isolate JJ_BM4_2016_0621 chromosome 21, mBalMus1.pri.v3, whole genome shotgun sequence:
AGATCATTTCTATTTTGATGGataaaggaaggaggagagtggATACCCAAGGGAGTTGATCACTAAAGGGTAAGCAGTTTCTGCAATGAACAAATAGGTTAAAAAGAAGACACATTTTGTAGTTGCATAATTTTCTTGGCATGAGCTAAGTAGGTGCTGGTAGTTGGAGTGTTTTGCATGAATACACATGATTTCTGAAGgcatgtgatgtgtgtgtgcacTTTAATAAGGGCTTTACTATTAAGACGCTTTCTTATAAAGAATTTGTTAATTAAGGTATCGTTCTAATTAATTAAGCTACCCCGAGCGAGAACTGTGGAGAAATatagcatttgttttgtttggtcttTTGGAAACGATGcatcaatgaatgaaaatgaatgagtcTACTTCAATCTTTGACTGAAATTCAGCAATTCATGTATGGTCTTATatgatcaaaaaataaattttcagaattCATTCCTCTTTGTTTAAGGCCGGAGTTTACCACATGAACAAATAGTAATAGTGTGTTCTACTTCCTTGCAGTTTTAGAGATACACCTACACACAGGCAGTGCATTAGCCCCACCATCACCAAGTccttaagtgtttttttttgtttgtttttttaaatttcttgtgcCTTTTTCTCTTTAGCAGCTCCCGTTCTCTAGTCCCAATTTGGTAAAAAGAGACTAATTCTTTAAAAGCTGCCACTAAAATCCAAAAAACCGCTCAATACCCTACTCTCATTTCTACgtagccctccccccaccccaccccagtctccAGGACACCATGCCACATTTGAAAGCAGAGTTTTCTCTCTTATCTCAGATGCCTTGTCCATCCTCAGGCTGGCAGAAAGCCACCAAGTACCAGGATTGGCGGGCAGACGCATGTTCTACTGAGCGCCATTTTCACCCCTGCCTGTGTAAGTGATACCCAGATCTTGTGAtcacaggcagctcatgctcctGGGGGCATCTGAGGCCTCTCCTTTCTGAGAAAGCCCATGGAGGGAGAGGACAGTGTGCAGATGTCCATGGAAAACCTCTTGTCAAGGATTCCAGCTACAGCTCCTCTGACGTGACAGGATAATTGGACAGAAGCCAAGGAGAGATATGATATCTCCCACTTAGGAAATACTAAAAATTCTGATTGGTAAAATTAAGGGTAACAAAGATGATAAAACTTCCTGAATTAATATAAGTTAATATTTAACTTaaatgtctgtttaaaaaaatcttcttgtGATGTTTTAATAATTGAACAGCTCGACAGTAAAAATAAATCCAGGCATATAGGCagacaaaacttttttttttttttttttggccacatctcACAagttgtgggatcttagttccccaagcggggattgaacctgggccccagcagtgaacgcacggagtcctaaccactggaccaccagggaattcccaactttTTGAGTTTTAAGTGGTTGTGGACTTTTCTGTTTATGCTGAATCCTTGACCTTCTGCCTGCTCTGACCTTGGTAAATTTGCACTTTGCTAGCTTTCATACAGCTCACCTGGATTTCTGAACTCTAGTCTTCTCCAACCTCAGATAAACACGTACCCTTTGTGGTCCTGGCACCCAGCTAAGTGACCTCAGCTCTACTGAAGCCTCCAAACCCAGAGTGACACAAAGCTGCAGCTCACTCAATGCCTAACATGATGTCTGTCTGCATTCAACAGCAAGCTTGTGAAAAAAGTGAATAAACTTTGTCCAGTGTACAAAGGAACATTAACAAACATGGCAAGAGAATTGGATAGTGTAAAGAGTTTAGAGCAATCATTCTAGGGGAAGGAACAGCTGTATTTGAAAACCTGTATGATTATATGAACTGTCTAgaaaaaatgttaaggaaaatCAAAGCTCatagtaatatattttcttaaaaaaaactccACAAATTAATTGCAATCAATTCCTAGGACTAGATAGCATATagctcccccaccccaggtgtCTATTAAAAAGAGGCAAATACAGTCAAGGATTCGACCTTCTCTTACTTAACATCCCGGTCACCCAGCTACTCCAATGGGAAGGGTAACAGCACTGACCCTCAGAAAGCCACCAGCTGCCTGAGAACATTCCGCCCAGAGTATGTGCTGAGATTCCATTGAGAGCGGAGTGGAACATTAAGCCCttaagggatttaaaaaaaaaaaaaaggtatcccGTATCCTATAAGGTCTTTGGGGCTATGTATCATGGGGTTACAGGCTGACCCAACAGaaaaacagcacacacacacacaacttgctAAAATAAGTATTCACCTAGTGGCCCCCTGCACTCAGCCTGTCCTGGTGGCGCTGAGTGCCCGACACAGAAACATTTGATAGCAGAATGAAGGACTGAACGATTGAATGGTGAGAAGAGGGGATTCAGCAGGTTGCCAAATTAGATGAAGCAACCACAGCATCAAGTGACGTTAGTGTATTTATTTTGGCGGATCTTATTTGTGAACGCACACGACTCTTCAGAGGCCCACATCCAGGCAGGGAGCTCTGGTGAGGGACAGTtacaaggaagaagaagaaaaagtagcATTTCAGGCCTTGGCCAGGGACGGGTCGCGTGCAGGCCCGAGGCTAAAGCGAGCTGGGCTGGAGGCTGCAGGTCCTGTGTCTGCGTCCAGGTAAGGCCCGGGACTAAGCCTCCTTGTGCTATAAATACAGcggcccacatgctgcacagaCACGGTGTTCCCTCTGCTCGCGGGACAGATAACATGAATTCGCCCTTTAAACGTCCCAAGTAACTGCACAGTCCCCGGCCCACCCCTGCCTCCCGGAAGCGCCTTCGCCCCCTTTGCCCTCTGCAGAGGAGGGGGCcgaccgggggtgggggggtggggggtccaCGCACCTGCCCAGCCAATGCGCGGGGCGCGCACGGCCCCGGGGTCCCTACTTCTCTCGCGAGAGGCTGGGCGGGGCATATAAGGCGGGCTGCGGGGCGGAACGGCCGGCCCCTTCGCGTCGCgcagggacagagctggggaCTCTGTGCCTGGTCAGGCGAAGAGAGCGAGAGCGCGGCTCCCGGAGGCGGTGTGCGCCCGGCTGTCACCATGAGCGACCAGGCTTGGAGCTTCCTGAAGGACTTCCTGGCTGGCGGCGTCGCCGCTGCCATCTCCAAGACCGCGGTTGCCCCCATCGAGAGGGTCAAACTGCTGCTGCAGGTGAAGACCGAGCGGGCGCGGGCGCGGCGAGctgggcgcggggcggggcgcgcggggcCCGGGCGAGCTGCGGGGCGAGGGGAAGCGGGGCGCCGCCGAAAATCCGCTCTAGGCCTGGGCCCGGCGCGCGGCCTGCGAGAAGGGGAAGGTGCCCTCTGCTCAGAGACAGGTCCAGCGTCAGTCAGTAGCGGGTTCCTGGTGTCGGGTGGCGCCCCGCGTGCGAGTGTCTATATATGGAAACCCACCCGGAGTAGGTTGCAGCCAGCCAGATCCTGCTCCGGGGACAGCGCGGGCACTCAGGCTTCTTGGGTCGGCCTCACCTCTTGATTTTCAAAGTCCCTTGCACCCTCTTACCTGCATCCACCTTTTACcataaaaacatcaaaataattgttattACTCGACATTATTACGATGTCTCATGCGCTGTGCTATAGGCTGACATATCTATTATTCGTTCATCTTTGTATGACCTCtgtaaggtagatattatttttccccatttcgCACATAAAGAAACAGGTTTTGAGAGACTAAGAAACAATTTTCAGAATAAACTTAGATCGCTTTACTCATCCTGTCCCCAAATCTTTTCCTCCCCAGCCTGGTCTCTGAATGGCTTGTCCTCATCATCccatgtatcctttttttttcacttgcccAAAAGGCAAGGGCCCCTCCAATGAGGAATTGGGCGTTCTCAATTTGGGAGTCAAAATGATCAGTAACAAGAAAAACCCCAACAAATTGCCCACGGCAACAAACCCCTCAATAATTAATTACTTGGATAATCCGCTTGAAAAATTTCAGGCTTGAATGCCTAGTGGATTCCTTCTCCTGCTGTTAGAACATCTACTACTCAGAGATCCTGGTCTCCAGGGAGGCTAGAGAGAGACTGAGGAATTCTCATCTCCTGCCGATCATGTCTGTCAAATCAGAGCAGGTGTCCTTTGGGGCAAGGATCTTTAATCATTTCTATCTCCCAGTAAGCCCCTAGTATAGTTCTGGCACCTAGgaaaaaatgcaacaaataaaTGACTCCCTTTATGTAATCAAATCATCCTTTCTGTTTATTTGGAGCAGAAACTTTTCTCTCAAATGCCCTGATAATTGAGGCAAAATTGGGTTTGGGGGGCGTATTATCCAAGTAGCTAACACATTTACTCAATAATCATTTGATTtccccatacttttttttttaatatttatttatttatttttttattttttggctgtgttgggtcttcgtttctgtgcgagggctttctctagttgcggcgagcggaggccactcttcatcgtggtgcgcgggcctctcttgttgcagagcacaagctccagacgcgcaggctcagtagttgtggctcatgggcctagttgctccgtggcatgtgggatcttcccagaccagggctcgaacccgtgtcccctgcattggcaggcagattgtcaaccactgcgccaccagggaagccctccccatacttttaaaacaaggaaatccAGGAAGTGCAAACCTTGTTCTCCTgtcatctttccttctctctgccctgcctgtcctccaccaccctcctcctcctcccctccacagGTCCAGCATGCCAGCAAACAGATCAGTGCTGAGAAGCAATACAAAGGGATCATTGATTGCGTGGTGAGAATCCCCAAGGAGCAGGGCGTTCTCTCCTTCTGGAGGGGTAACCTGGCCAACGTGATCCGTTACTTCCCCACCCAAGCTCTCAACTTCGCCTTCAAGGACAAGTACAAGCAGATCTTCCTGGGGGGCGTGGACCGCCATAAGCAGTTCTGGCGCTACTTTGCGGGTAACCTGGCTTCCGGTGGGGCAGCTGGGGCCACCTCTCTCTGCTTTGTCTACCCGCTGGACTTTGCTAGGACCAGATTGGCTGCCGACGTGGGCAAGGGTGCTGCCCAGCGTGAGTTCACTGGTCTGGGCAACTGTCTCACCAAGATCTTCAAGTCTGATGGCCTGAGGGGTCTCTACCAGGGTTTCAACGTCTCTGTGCAGGGCATCATTATCTACAGAGCCGCCTACTTTGGAGTCTATGATACGGCCAAGGGTGAGAGAAGGGCATCAGGGGGtgcagagtggggaggaggagggtgtgtGCAGAGAGGATCCTGAGGGATCTCTAACTGATAAAGGACTTTGTATTTGTTAATCTTGTTTGTCCCTTGTCCCTGGCCTAAACTGAGGCTTCTCAGTGAGGAGGTGTTGAGGTGTGGATCAATAGCTGGGGGATTCTCCTTGTTCTCTACTGAAATAAACTGGCCCTGAGTTATTCAGCGAGGACGGACGAAGGGGGAGCCCAGCTCCCTCTATCAGTTACCAAGTTTAACTTGGAGCCACTTCAACATGCCGTGTGCACTGGGCACAGCTCTGGCTTTGCGGATCCAGGGAGGGTGCCACCAACTTTGTCGGCTGCCTGGTTACTCACGAGGCACCCCACGAAGGGCGGACTCTTCTGGAAGGGTAGGGCATGGAGTTGGAGGTGTGGCGGCCTGTTCTCCATCCCCACCTGCTTTTTGCTCAGCTGCTCAGAGGAATCATGTCATGGTCATTTGGTTTCTTGGCTCTGCCCACAGGGATGTTGCCTGACCCCAAGAATGTGCACATTATCGTGAGCTGGATGATTGCCCAGACTGTGACGGCGGTCGCAGGGCTGGTGTCCTACCCCTTTGACACTGTCCGCCGTAGGATGATGATGCAGTCTGGTCGGAAAGGGGGTAAGCCTGAGACCTCTCAGAATCTTATGTTTCTGCTCAAGGAGAATACCAGTCAGTGCTCTTTACAGCCTTCACAATTCTAAGTTGTTAAAATTGTGCTAAGAATTTAGGAAAGAAAGATGATAATGAACCCTCCCCAACATTCTCaactattcctttaaaaaaagattttttattgtTATCAAAGAAATGATAAGAACACCAAAAATGGGGTACTTAGAAGTGAACTTAACTAGGTATCTAGCATCATAGAGGCCTTAGGCCCTTTTCCCTTAGAGCCTGGGTGCAGAAACAAGGGGAAAGAATTGAAGTAGGCAgctagtttatttaaaaatacttcttctCTTATCTAGTTATTACAAGTATTATTGGGGAGGGTGATTTAGCTGGGGGAGACATGGCCTGAAGCAGTCTGTTGCGATAGGAAAAGTTTTGGCTTCCATAGGTTGAAACATATGAAATTGCCATGTTTACAGTAAAAAACATCGAATGTTGGCAGTTTcttatggttcaacctaataatTGCGTCTCTTATTTTAACCTTAGGCAGTATAATCTGGGATtaggccttagttttctcatccataacaAAGGGGACCACCCAGCTTAATACTTCTGCTGTACCCAGCTCCCTTCCTGTTTCACTGTTTGACTTCTGTGAATTAGCTGGTTCATCGCCCCAGTTCTTCAGTTGATCTTGAGTTGAGCTGAAGTAGGAATCACCAGAGACCCCCCTCAGCAGTTATGCAAGGGGAGGGGACGTCCTGTTGAATGTGCATAGAGCTGGGCGGAAGGCTCAAAGTGACCTTTATAAAACTGGTGACAGTGTGGGCAGATGTCTTTTGGAGGAAAAGTCTCTTTCCCCCAGAATTATGGAGCCCTTACCAACATTTGTTTCCACAGCGGATATTATGTACTCTGGGACAGTGGACTGCTGGAGGAAGATTGCAAAAGACGAAGGACCCAAGGCTTTCTTCAAAGGCGCCTGGTCCAACGTGTTGAGAGGCATGGGCGGTGCTTTTGTATTGGTATTGTATGATGAGATCAAAAAATATGTCTGATGTAATTAAAACTCAAGTTCATTGGTTCCAGATCCATCGTGTGGTTTAATAGACTCTTCCTAGgggaagtaaaaagaaagatCTGGGATGAAACCAGATTGAAAGGaatacctcaggaaaaaaaaaaaaaggcttcattGAGTATTCATTAAACCacaaatgtattttgtatttattttacatttaaattcccacagcaaatagaaaataacttaTCATACTTATATAATTAACTGAAGATACAATAATGAATAACTGAATGTGAAATGTCAGTGAAGACCACTTAATGCATGCTATTTTACTGAATTCTTATTAACTGCCAAATGGATTAAAATCATAAGACCATCAATCTTATTTTCTAGCATGACTCATTTATAACTCCGTGGCCAAGCTTCTAAATGTCAGATATTATACTGTGTATCATGTGAGCACCTACAGGGCTTAAGGTTCTGGTTTTCAAACTGAAATAGGTTATGCTGTCTCTTTTCACCTTACCTCCTGCGATGCTGCTGTAGACTCTTAGTGGTAACACGGATCGTAG
This window harbors:
- the SLC25A4 gene encoding ADP/ATP translocase 1, whose amino-acid sequence is MSDQAWSFLKDFLAGGVAAAISKTAVAPIERVKLLLQVQHASKQISAEKQYKGIIDCVVRIPKEQGVLSFWRGNLANVIRYFPTQALNFAFKDKYKQIFLGGVDRHKQFWRYFAGNLASGGAAGATSLCFVYPLDFARTRLAADVGKGAAQREFTGLGNCLTKIFKSDGLRGLYQGFNVSVQGIIIYRAAYFGVYDTAKGMLPDPKNVHIIVSWMIAQTVTAVAGLVSYPFDTVRRRMMMQSGRKGADIMYSGTVDCWRKIAKDEGPKAFFKGAWSNVLRGMGGAFVLVLYDEIKKYV